The sequence below is a genomic window from Uranotaenia lowii strain MFRU-FL chromosome 2, ASM2978415v1, whole genome shotgun sequence.
ACACGCAACGTACCGACTGCAATCGTCCGGATACGGAATCAATCCATTGGGCCGACCCATGCACAAAACGTCTCCAGGTTGACATGTAACTCTGTTGCCGGGAATACAAACACCTTCCTCCTGGCTCCAGATTTCCCTGTTTAGACACTCAAACTCAGTCGACCTTCTCAACTGGCAGAAAACAAACTTTCCACAATCCGCCGCATACTCGAACACTCCGAACGAAACCTGCAAACATCTTGGGTCCACTTCACCAATTCCACACTCTTCTTGGTTTCCCGGTACACATTCAAGAGAAAttgcatcaaaaatcaatcCAGCTTCGCATTGATATACCAAATATCTTTCGAAGATGCACGAAACGTACAGATGACACTGGGTAGGGTCCGGATGGGGGAAAATTCCAGCGTTGACTCCTATACAAACTTGGCTTAAGTCAGCCTTCGAAGGAACTACTGCGATTAAAGCCACCAGCAGGGCTAACAGCAACATCTTAACACGTTGATTTGGTACCGGTAGGTCTTACAATGACCATCGGCTTTTGGATTCGATTCATTTTTGTACCGCGATTATACTTGGTAATCAACTGTTTTAGTGTACGTATGTAAGCTATCTTTCAAAGCTTGAATTGATTAGCAGTAGCTTCCAGATTAAGACTTTACTAAACCTTTCTGAAAATTACCACAATCTAACTTATACGTAGTTGATTATAAGCATTTTTTGACTGGAAATCCAAACTCACGATTACACGATTACTAATGAATTAACCAAGCTCGAACTATATGAGGCAAACTCATCACAGAGTCAGAAAATTGCCAATCAATACAATTGTAGCTGCCTTAATTTTGGACGCTCTGAACACGCAATAAGATAAAATCTGGCCAGATAAGAGGCACTCATTTGACTTTGACCCATCTGAATAATCGTGGTATACAGTTTAAGATAGGCTATCAATGCAAAAGGTAGTAACAGCTTCCGGTCGGCTGCCTAGATAGAGTAAGTATGTGTTCTAGTTGTGGTTACCAGTAGCACATTCAATGAATGTATTAAGTGTTAATGTTGATCCAAATGGTTTTCTTTCATAAATTATagtattcaaataatttttttttgtaccttaattttttttcattaacttattaaattttaatatttaccgtgattttttatcaattaacttaaatatttttggaatttggaattattTCATTATAGTAAATTTTACGATGAatctcaataaatttaaaattgagattTGTTCCTTCCCAGAAATAGATAAAACGCACGAGATAAATTGCTAAAGCAAAGGCCATATTGAATATTGTCCCATATTCTTATCACAGAATATCATCACATGCAGAAACGACAACCTAGCATCTCACTTCACTCTTAGCCAAGTAAAGAGGAACACTTAATTATATCACCGCGGACACATCGCAACAGAGCCTGGTCAAAGATGTAATATGGTGGACACGTTTCTAGCCGAGCTTCGCCACGGAAGCAGGTTACGAACCGGTTGCACAAATACGGATGTGGATAGTTGCCGGGAGCTCTCTGGCTACAGAATTCGGTATCCAACGGTTGCATTTCACACGTTAGTCCGTTTCTAGGGAAGCAATCCTGATACGCAAGGTTGAAGACGTGATCCGGTGGGCAGATGTCGTTTCTTACTGGATTCGCTTCACAGTTGATGTACTGGGTACAGTTGAAGGGATTCTGGATCAAATCGGAACTATGATCCCTGCAAAAGTGTGACTCCCAGGGAGTTTCCGGACAGGCACTTGAAGCTGTTGTTGAAGTAGGTGTCGTTTCCGGTACCGATTGGGTTGGTGCACTGGTAGTTGTAGTTGTAGTTGTAAGATCGCTCGGACATTGATACTGTCCTCGATGGACGCAGAACGATACTTGCGGATTAAACACAAAATATGGAGCGCACTGTCCAAGAGTTCCTCTAGAAAGTACACATACGTAGAACCGGGTGCAGTCGGTTGGATGAGCGACTATTCCATAGGTGATTCCATCGCAAATTGCATCCGCCTCGGAAACCACTTGCTGGGTGGACCCCCCGGAAAGGAAAGTACACAAGATAACGGTGAAAAAGATCACAGCTGAGGACTTCATGATTGGTGCAACTAGGAACAGGTACTGATGGCTGAACGGCGATGCAAGGTTTTTATCTAAGCTCG
It includes:
- the LOC129743281 gene encoding uncharacterized protein LOC129743281, yielding MLLLALLVALIAVVPSKADLSQVCIGVNAGIFPHPDPTQCHLYVSCIFERYLVYQCEAGLIFDAISLECVPGNQEECGIGEVDPRCLQVSFGVFEYAADCGKFVFCQLRRSTEFECLNREIWSQEEGVCIPGNRVTCQPGDVLCMGRPNGLIPYPDDCSRYVACFGELATYRSCPRGYIFSDEQSQCVVGSASTCQSSESVCQFYPDRKHPHPDQCDIYLEHNK
- the LOC129749593 gene encoding uncharacterized protein LOC129749593 — protein: MKSSAVIFFTVILCTFLSGGSTQQVVSEADAICDGITYGIVAHPTDCTRFYVCVLSRGTLGQCAPYFVFNPQVSFCVHRGQYQCPSDLTTTTTTTSAPTQSVPETTPTSTTASSACPETPWESHFCRDHSSDLIQNPFNCTQYINCEANPVRNDICPPDHVFNLAYQDCFPRNGLTCEMQPLDTEFCSQRAPGNYPHPYLCNRFVTCFRGEARLETCPPYYIFDQALLRCVRGDIIKCSSLLG